Proteins found in one Epinephelus fuscoguttatus linkage group LG4, E.fuscoguttatus.final_Chr_v1 genomic segment:
- the si:dkey-30c15.10 gene encoding anillin isoform X2 encodes MEAGEENNGNVNLKRQRAPLSDSEDNVLSQSEVNDGQKRRRLEAAGQENRSPKPSSSGRLAELEMKPDTPMVPSVRTRVQQLTQRREGAAPLAQRCLSDPGADSPSLFIHKKGLREHLLGEGEFNQRLERFKMPVFQASPNPTPSPANPSPRICSNFVSAIQEKLHSTTAPSSKQASRIRQEREQELNQLPFQPISENAWLKRSNSDPSLSQMDGDAEMKDGSFEAPRSGAEKQSSDGTDAELSSHDETNTAEIIDQMFEEVLEYAGRVEAERGDDEDTEDHDSGIGVCSGDKEKLDTESEKEKSEEEGDENKLLESDREELLTFPPSGILSPLSKSVEAVVTPMRLETSQESNPPSLLLTPEETTPPLAESAPLYSIDAYRTQRQRKLPTIQSVTPEVQKRAPEKSQPQPSVNTKEKITALNTEAGKLQTVINQTLQALSCCTDEEHGRGSLEEAEAEKLLLVSCEKRSALLAEVTRLREERNSESAEAAGEDREYVSQQACRGTVSITNIQLPLKVEFVCSSHNRTGRPSHYFFVLIRYGPCNIVATPLATAADAQNGDTISFPTSVTLKDIRSSFEIDVEVYSLSHTSGSSCSMDRTTTKSRVTPRKLLNTITRSSNTLTSAAPSALNTRRSSNFCLVGSHKITLASLGHSKFPLDKMKLEGKIRRLLGDEFQEKVPFLSPLEGNIYLGLDSESHSNVQHQGFLTMFELISGYGVWHRRYFVLEGCNMHYWNHPNDKETKEAESSISLSSSHSQCVRPVKRDLCARPFTFELVSNVPQQQDANQDALAKCWFSADTKQERLDWMEKLNQALLDFHTWNRASAAQTESQQSNSSSSGNLRESIL; translated from the exons ATGGAAGCTGGCGAGGAAAATAATGGCAATGTCAACTTGAAAAGACAGAGAGCACCTCTGTCAGATTCTGAAGACAATGTCCTCTCACAATCAG AGGTGAATGATGGCCAGAAGCGGCGGCGTCTGGAGGCAGCTGGTCAGGAGAACCGTAGTCCTAAACCATCCTCCTCTGGACGCCTAGCTGAGCTGGAGATGAAGCCAGACACACCGATGGTTCCTTCGGTCCGGACCCGAGTCCAGCAACTCACCCAGCGACGAGAGG GTGCAGCTCCTCTTGCCCAGCGGTGCCTGTCGGATCCTGGAGCTGACAGTCCATCGCTCTTCATCCACAAAAAGGGCCTCAGAGAGCATCTCCTTG GTGAGGGAGAATTTAATCAGCGATTGGAGCGTTTCAAAATGCCAGTCTTCCAAGCTAGCCCCAACCCCACACCAAGCCCTGCCAACCCCTCCCCACGGATCTGCTCCAACTTTGTGTCTGCCATTCAGGAGAAACTCCACAGTACTACAGCACCCAGCTCCAAGCAGGCTTCACGCATACGCCAG GAACGGGAACAGGAGTTGAACCAGTTGCCTTTTCAACCAATCAGTGAGAATGCCTGGCTGAAAAGGAGCAACTCTGATCCCTCATTATCTCAG ATGGACGGTGACGCTGAGATGAAAGATGGAAGTTTTGAAGCTCCTAGATCAGGTGCAGAGAAGCAATCTTCAGATGGGACAG ATGCTGAACTGAGCTCTCATGATGAGACCAACACTGCTGAAATAATTGATCAGATGTTCGAGGAGGTGTTGGAATATGCTGGAAGGGTAGAGGCAGAGAGGGGCGATGATGAGGACACTGAGGACCATGACAGTGGCATTGGCGTTTGCTctggagacaaagaaaaactgGACACGGAgtcagagaaggagaaaagTGAAGAGGAGGGTGATGAGAACAAGCTGCTTGAAAGCGATAGAGAAGAGCTGTTGACTTTTCCTCCCAGTGGCATCCTGTCCCCTCTCAGCAAGTCTGTAGAGGCTGTAGTCACCCCTATG CGACTGGAAACGAGCCAGGAGTCCaatcctccctctctgctcttgACCCCAGAGGAGACCACCCCCCCTCTTGCTGAATCTGCTCCTCTATACAG TATTGATGCCTATcgcacacaaagacagagaaagctTCCCACCATTCAGAGTGTCACTCCTGAGGTTCAGAAACGAGCTCCGGAGAAGTCCCAACCTCAACCCTCTGTCAACACCAAGGAGAAAATCACA GCTCTAAATACAGAAGCAGGGAAGTTGCAGACTGTGATCAACCAGACCCTGCAGGCTCTGAGCTGCTGTACTGATGAGGAGCACGGACGAGGCTCGCTGGAGGAGGCGGAAGCTGAGAAACTCCTGTTGGTCTCAT GTGAGAAACGCTCTGCTCTGCTGGCAGAGGTGACCAGactgagggaggagaggaactCGGAGTCAGCGGAAGCAGCAGGAGAGGACAGGGAGTATGTTTCCCAACAGGCCTGCAGAGGGACTGTCAGCATCACAAACATCCAGCTGCCACTCAAGGTGGAATTCGTCTGCTCATCACACAACCGTACAG GTCGGCCAAGTCACTACTTTTTTGTCCTGATCCGCTACGGCCCCTGCAACATTGTCGCCACCCCGCTGGCCACGGCTGCTGATGCTCAGAATGGAGACACCATCTCCTTCCCTACTTCTGTCACTCT GAAGGATATCCGCTCTTCCTTTGAGATTGATGTGGAAGTCTATAGCCTG TCCCACACTTCAGGTAGTAGCTGCAGCATGGACCGGACCACCACCAAGTCACgg GTCACACCAAGGAAGCTCCTGAACACCATCACA AGATCCAGTAACACACTGACAT CTGCTGCTCCCTCTGCTCTCAATACTCGTCGCTCCAGCAACTTTTGTTTGGTGGGCTCCCATAAGATCACCTTGGCCTCGCTGGGACACAGCAAGTTCCCGCTGGACAAG ATGAAACTTGAAGGCAAAATCAGGAGGCTGCTGGGAGATGAATTTCAGGAAAAG GtgccttttctctctcctctagAGGGCAACATCTACCTGGGTCTGGACAGTGAGAGTCACTCTAATGTACAGCACCAAGGTTTCCTG ACAATGTTTGAGTTGATCAGTGGATATGGTGTGTGGCATCGCCGATATTTTGTTCTGGAGGGATGTAACATGCACTACTGGAACCACCCCAATGACAAAGAAACTAAG GAAGCAGAGAGCAGCATCTCTTTGTCCAGCTCTCACAGTCAGTGCGTCAGGCCTGTGAAGAGGGACTTGTGTGCTCGACCTTTCACCTTTGAGCTGGTGAGCAACGTCCCTCAGCAGCAGGACGCCAACCAGGACGCCTTGGCCAA
- the si:dkey-30c15.10 gene encoding anillin isoform X3, with amino-acid sequence MEAGEENNGNVNLKRQRAPLSDSEDNVLSQSEVNDGQKRRRLEAAGQENRSPKPSSSGRLAELEMKPDTPMVPSVRTRVQQLTQRREGAAPLAQRCLSDPGADSPSLFIHKKGLREHLLGEGEFNQRLERFKMPVFQASPNPTPSPANPSPRICSNFVSAIQEKLHSTTAPSSKQASRIRQEREQELNQLPFQPISENAWLKRSNSDPSLSQQMDGDAEMKDGSFEAPRSGAEKQSSDGTDAELSSHDETNTAEIIDQMFEEVLEYAGRVEAERGDDEDTEDHDSGIGVCSGDKEKLDTESEKEKSEEEGDENKLLESDREELLTFPPSGILSPLSKSVEAVVTPMRLETSQESNPPSLLLTPEETTPPLAESAPLYSIDAYRTQRQRKLPTIQSVTPEVQKRAPEKSQPQPSVNTKEKITALNTEAGKLQTVINQTLQALSCCTDEEHGRGSLEEAEAEKLLLVSCEKRSALLAEVTRLREERNSESAEAAGEDREYVSQQACRGTVSITNIQLPLKVEFVCSSHNRTGRPSHYFFVLIRYGPCNIVATPLATAADAQNGDTISFPTSVTLKDIRSSFEIDVEVYSLSHTSGSSCSMDRTTTKSRVTPRKLLNTITRSSNTLTSAAPSALNTRRSSNFCLVGSHKITLASLGHSKFPLDKVPFLSPLEGNIYLGLDSESHSNVQHQGFLTMFELISGYGVWHRRYFVLEGCNMHYWNHPNDKETKEAESSISLSSSHSQCVRPVKRDLCARPFTFELVSNVPQQQDANQDALAKCWFSADTKQERLDWMEKLNQALLDFHTWNRASAAQTESQQSNSSSSGNLRESIL; translated from the exons ATGGAAGCTGGCGAGGAAAATAATGGCAATGTCAACTTGAAAAGACAGAGAGCACCTCTGTCAGATTCTGAAGACAATGTCCTCTCACAATCAG AGGTGAATGATGGCCAGAAGCGGCGGCGTCTGGAGGCAGCTGGTCAGGAGAACCGTAGTCCTAAACCATCCTCCTCTGGACGCCTAGCTGAGCTGGAGATGAAGCCAGACACACCGATGGTTCCTTCGGTCCGGACCCGAGTCCAGCAACTCACCCAGCGACGAGAGG GTGCAGCTCCTCTTGCCCAGCGGTGCCTGTCGGATCCTGGAGCTGACAGTCCATCGCTCTTCATCCACAAAAAGGGCCTCAGAGAGCATCTCCTTG GTGAGGGAGAATTTAATCAGCGATTGGAGCGTTTCAAAATGCCAGTCTTCCAAGCTAGCCCCAACCCCACACCAAGCCCTGCCAACCCCTCCCCACGGATCTGCTCCAACTTTGTGTCTGCCATTCAGGAGAAACTCCACAGTACTACAGCACCCAGCTCCAAGCAGGCTTCACGCATACGCCAG GAACGGGAACAGGAGTTGAACCAGTTGCCTTTTCAACCAATCAGTGAGAATGCCTGGCTGAAAAGGAGCAACTCTGATCCCTCATTATCTCAG CAGATGGACGGTGACGCTGAGATGAAAGATGGAAGTTTTGAAGCTCCTAGATCAGGTGCAGAGAAGCAATCTTCAGATGGGACAG ATGCTGAACTGAGCTCTCATGATGAGACCAACACTGCTGAAATAATTGATCAGATGTTCGAGGAGGTGTTGGAATATGCTGGAAGGGTAGAGGCAGAGAGGGGCGATGATGAGGACACTGAGGACCATGACAGTGGCATTGGCGTTTGCTctggagacaaagaaaaactgGACACGGAgtcagagaaggagaaaagTGAAGAGGAGGGTGATGAGAACAAGCTGCTTGAAAGCGATAGAGAAGAGCTGTTGACTTTTCCTCCCAGTGGCATCCTGTCCCCTCTCAGCAAGTCTGTAGAGGCTGTAGTCACCCCTATG CGACTGGAAACGAGCCAGGAGTCCaatcctccctctctgctcttgACCCCAGAGGAGACCACCCCCCCTCTTGCTGAATCTGCTCCTCTATACAG TATTGATGCCTATcgcacacaaagacagagaaagctTCCCACCATTCAGAGTGTCACTCCTGAGGTTCAGAAACGAGCTCCGGAGAAGTCCCAACCTCAACCCTCTGTCAACACCAAGGAGAAAATCACA GCTCTAAATACAGAAGCAGGGAAGTTGCAGACTGTGATCAACCAGACCCTGCAGGCTCTGAGCTGCTGTACTGATGAGGAGCACGGACGAGGCTCGCTGGAGGAGGCGGAAGCTGAGAAACTCCTGTTGGTCTCAT GTGAGAAACGCTCTGCTCTGCTGGCAGAGGTGACCAGactgagggaggagaggaactCGGAGTCAGCGGAAGCAGCAGGAGAGGACAGGGAGTATGTTTCCCAACAGGCCTGCAGAGGGACTGTCAGCATCACAAACATCCAGCTGCCACTCAAGGTGGAATTCGTCTGCTCATCACACAACCGTACAG GTCGGCCAAGTCACTACTTTTTTGTCCTGATCCGCTACGGCCCCTGCAACATTGTCGCCACCCCGCTGGCCACGGCTGCTGATGCTCAGAATGGAGACACCATCTCCTTCCCTACTTCTGTCACTCT GAAGGATATCCGCTCTTCCTTTGAGATTGATGTGGAAGTCTATAGCCTG TCCCACACTTCAGGTAGTAGCTGCAGCATGGACCGGACCACCACCAAGTCACgg GTCACACCAAGGAAGCTCCTGAACACCATCACA AGATCCAGTAACACACTGACAT CTGCTGCTCCCTCTGCTCTCAATACTCGTCGCTCCAGCAACTTTTGTTTGGTGGGCTCCCATAAGATCACCTTGGCCTCGCTGGGACACAGCAAGTTCCCGCTGGACAAG GtgccttttctctctcctctagAGGGCAACATCTACCTGGGTCTGGACAGTGAGAGTCACTCTAATGTACAGCACCAAGGTTTCCTG ACAATGTTTGAGTTGATCAGTGGATATGGTGTGTGGCATCGCCGATATTTTGTTCTGGAGGGATGTAACATGCACTACTGGAACCACCCCAATGACAAAGAAACTAAG GAAGCAGAGAGCAGCATCTCTTTGTCCAGCTCTCACAGTCAGTGCGTCAGGCCTGTGAAGAGGGACTTGTGTGCTCGACCTTTCACCTTTGAGCTGGTGAGCAACGTCCCTCAGCAGCAGGACGCCAACCAGGACGCCTTGGCCAA
- the si:dkey-30c15.10 gene encoding anillin isoform X1, with the protein MEAGEENNGNVNLKRQRAPLSDSEDNVLSQSEVNDGQKRRRLEAAGQENRSPKPSSSGRLAELEMKPDTPMVPSVRTRVQQLTQRREGAAPLAQRCLSDPGADSPSLFIHKKGLREHLLGEGEFNQRLERFKMPVFQASPNPTPSPANPSPRICSNFVSAIQEKLHSTTAPSSKQASRIRQEREQELNQLPFQPISENAWLKRSNSDPSLSQQMDGDAEMKDGSFEAPRSGAEKQSSDGTDAELSSHDETNTAEIIDQMFEEVLEYAGRVEAERGDDEDTEDHDSGIGVCSGDKEKLDTESEKEKSEEEGDENKLLESDREELLTFPPSGILSPLSKSVEAVVTPMRLETSQESNPPSLLLTPEETTPPLAESAPLYSIDAYRTQRQRKLPTIQSVTPEVQKRAPEKSQPQPSVNTKEKITALNTEAGKLQTVINQTLQALSCCTDEEHGRGSLEEAEAEKLLLVSCEKRSALLAEVTRLREERNSESAEAAGEDREYVSQQACRGTVSITNIQLPLKVEFVCSSHNRTGRPSHYFFVLIRYGPCNIVATPLATAADAQNGDTISFPTSVTLKDIRSSFEIDVEVYSLSHTSGSSCSMDRTTTKSRVTPRKLLNTITRSSNTLTSAAPSALNTRRSSNFCLVGSHKITLASLGHSKFPLDKMKLEGKIRRLLGDEFQEKVPFLSPLEGNIYLGLDSESHSNVQHQGFLTMFELISGYGVWHRRYFVLEGCNMHYWNHPNDKETKEAESSISLSSSHSQCVRPVKRDLCARPFTFELVSNVPQQQDANQDALAKCWFSADTKQERLDWMEKLNQALLDFHTWNRASAAQTESQQSNSSSSGNLRESIL; encoded by the exons ATGGAAGCTGGCGAGGAAAATAATGGCAATGTCAACTTGAAAAGACAGAGAGCACCTCTGTCAGATTCTGAAGACAATGTCCTCTCACAATCAG AGGTGAATGATGGCCAGAAGCGGCGGCGTCTGGAGGCAGCTGGTCAGGAGAACCGTAGTCCTAAACCATCCTCCTCTGGACGCCTAGCTGAGCTGGAGATGAAGCCAGACACACCGATGGTTCCTTCGGTCCGGACCCGAGTCCAGCAACTCACCCAGCGACGAGAGG GTGCAGCTCCTCTTGCCCAGCGGTGCCTGTCGGATCCTGGAGCTGACAGTCCATCGCTCTTCATCCACAAAAAGGGCCTCAGAGAGCATCTCCTTG GTGAGGGAGAATTTAATCAGCGATTGGAGCGTTTCAAAATGCCAGTCTTCCAAGCTAGCCCCAACCCCACACCAAGCCCTGCCAACCCCTCCCCACGGATCTGCTCCAACTTTGTGTCTGCCATTCAGGAGAAACTCCACAGTACTACAGCACCCAGCTCCAAGCAGGCTTCACGCATACGCCAG GAACGGGAACAGGAGTTGAACCAGTTGCCTTTTCAACCAATCAGTGAGAATGCCTGGCTGAAAAGGAGCAACTCTGATCCCTCATTATCTCAG CAGATGGACGGTGACGCTGAGATGAAAGATGGAAGTTTTGAAGCTCCTAGATCAGGTGCAGAGAAGCAATCTTCAGATGGGACAG ATGCTGAACTGAGCTCTCATGATGAGACCAACACTGCTGAAATAATTGATCAGATGTTCGAGGAGGTGTTGGAATATGCTGGAAGGGTAGAGGCAGAGAGGGGCGATGATGAGGACACTGAGGACCATGACAGTGGCATTGGCGTTTGCTctggagacaaagaaaaactgGACACGGAgtcagagaaggagaaaagTGAAGAGGAGGGTGATGAGAACAAGCTGCTTGAAAGCGATAGAGAAGAGCTGTTGACTTTTCCTCCCAGTGGCATCCTGTCCCCTCTCAGCAAGTCTGTAGAGGCTGTAGTCACCCCTATG CGACTGGAAACGAGCCAGGAGTCCaatcctccctctctgctcttgACCCCAGAGGAGACCACCCCCCCTCTTGCTGAATCTGCTCCTCTATACAG TATTGATGCCTATcgcacacaaagacagagaaagctTCCCACCATTCAGAGTGTCACTCCTGAGGTTCAGAAACGAGCTCCGGAGAAGTCCCAACCTCAACCCTCTGTCAACACCAAGGAGAAAATCACA GCTCTAAATACAGAAGCAGGGAAGTTGCAGACTGTGATCAACCAGACCCTGCAGGCTCTGAGCTGCTGTACTGATGAGGAGCACGGACGAGGCTCGCTGGAGGAGGCGGAAGCTGAGAAACTCCTGTTGGTCTCAT GTGAGAAACGCTCTGCTCTGCTGGCAGAGGTGACCAGactgagggaggagaggaactCGGAGTCAGCGGAAGCAGCAGGAGAGGACAGGGAGTATGTTTCCCAACAGGCCTGCAGAGGGACTGTCAGCATCACAAACATCCAGCTGCCACTCAAGGTGGAATTCGTCTGCTCATCACACAACCGTACAG GTCGGCCAAGTCACTACTTTTTTGTCCTGATCCGCTACGGCCCCTGCAACATTGTCGCCACCCCGCTGGCCACGGCTGCTGATGCTCAGAATGGAGACACCATCTCCTTCCCTACTTCTGTCACTCT GAAGGATATCCGCTCTTCCTTTGAGATTGATGTGGAAGTCTATAGCCTG TCCCACACTTCAGGTAGTAGCTGCAGCATGGACCGGACCACCACCAAGTCACgg GTCACACCAAGGAAGCTCCTGAACACCATCACA AGATCCAGTAACACACTGACAT CTGCTGCTCCCTCTGCTCTCAATACTCGTCGCTCCAGCAACTTTTGTTTGGTGGGCTCCCATAAGATCACCTTGGCCTCGCTGGGACACAGCAAGTTCCCGCTGGACAAG ATGAAACTTGAAGGCAAAATCAGGAGGCTGCTGGGAGATGAATTTCAGGAAAAG GtgccttttctctctcctctagAGGGCAACATCTACCTGGGTCTGGACAGTGAGAGTCACTCTAATGTACAGCACCAAGGTTTCCTG ACAATGTTTGAGTTGATCAGTGGATATGGTGTGTGGCATCGCCGATATTTTGTTCTGGAGGGATGTAACATGCACTACTGGAACCACCCCAATGACAAAGAAACTAAG GAAGCAGAGAGCAGCATCTCTTTGTCCAGCTCTCACAGTCAGTGCGTCAGGCCTGTGAAGAGGGACTTGTGTGCTCGACCTTTCACCTTTGAGCTGGTGAGCAACGTCCCTCAGCAGCAGGACGCCAACCAGGACGCCTTGGCCAA
- the LOC125887820 gene encoding C-C motif chemokine 4-like, translated as MKTLCITMGLLLLIACCCGATPTALQINMAPGNCCFGFYNRSIHVKRVSNIIKTHSSCLKEAFIVQTIRGKEICYSGSFQWALDLYNQLHNTEGSG; from the exons atgaaGACTCTGTGCATCACTAtggggctgctgctgctcattgCCTGCTGCTGTGGCGCCACAC CCACAGCTCTTCAGATCAACATGGCACCTGGAAACTGCTGCTTCGGCTTTTACAACCGCAGTATACATGTGAAGAGGGTATCCAACATTATCAAGACCCACAGCTCCTGTCTGAAGGAGGCATTCAT AGTCCAGACTATCAGAGGAAAAGAGATCTGCTACAGTGGATCTTTCCAGTGGGCTCTGGATCTCTACAATCAACTCCACAACACTGAGGGCAGCGGTTAG